In the Piscinibacter sp. XHJ-5 genome, one interval contains:
- a CDS encoding deoxyguanosinetriphosphate triphosphohydrolase, whose product MQPYASHPAHSRGRRYAEEPAPTRDDFQRDRDRIVHSTAFRRLVYKTQVFLNHEGDLFRTRLTHSLEVAQLARSMARSLGLNEDLVEAIALAHDLGHTPFGHAGQDALDECARRADPAGGGFEHNLQSLRVVDELEERYPSFDGLNLTFETREGILKHCSRRHALRLSAAEPNGVAQRFLDGTQPSLEAQLCNLADELAYNAHDIDDGVRSGLLTLEQLDGVALFAAHAHAARRDHPSLAGRRLLFESVRRMLSAQVYDMIEATGLAVAEHAPGSADEARRMPPLVNFSEMSRRQGVDLKRFLRDNLYRHPQVVDTTERARVVIRDLFDAYVGRPVEMPPAFAGQDDRARAVTDYIAGMTDRFALKEHQRLTGRSLF is encoded by the coding sequence CTGCAGCCCTACGCCAGCCATCCGGCGCACTCCCGCGGACGCCGCTACGCCGAGGAGCCGGCGCCCACCCGCGACGACTTCCAGCGCGATCGCGATCGCATCGTGCACAGCACGGCGTTCCGGCGCCTGGTCTACAAGACGCAGGTCTTTCTCAACCACGAAGGCGACCTGTTTCGCACGCGGCTCACCCATTCGCTGGAAGTCGCGCAGCTCGCGCGCTCGATGGCCCGCTCGCTGGGTCTCAACGAAGACCTGGTCGAGGCCATCGCGCTGGCGCACGACCTGGGCCACACGCCGTTCGGCCACGCCGGCCAGGATGCGCTCGACGAATGCGCGCGCCGCGCCGACCCGGCGGGAGGCGGTTTCGAGCACAACCTCCAGAGCCTGCGCGTGGTCGACGAGCTCGAGGAGCGATATCCGAGCTTCGACGGACTGAACCTGACGTTCGAAACGCGAGAGGGCATCCTCAAGCACTGCTCGCGACGCCATGCGCTGCGCCTGAGCGCCGCCGAGCCGAACGGCGTCGCGCAGCGATTCCTCGACGGGACGCAGCCCAGCCTCGAAGCGCAGCTGTGCAACCTGGCGGACGAGCTGGCCTACAACGCCCATGACATCGACGATGGCGTGCGCTCGGGGCTGCTGACGCTGGAGCAGCTCGACGGCGTGGCGCTCTTCGCCGCGCACGCCCATGCGGCGCGGCGTGACCATCCGTCGCTCGCCGGCCGACGTCTGTTGTTCGAGTCGGTGCGTCGAATGCTCTCGGCGCAGGTGTACGACATGATCGAGGCGACGGGCCTCGCCGTGGCCGAACACGCGCCGGGCAGTGCGGACGAGGCGCGCCGCATGCCGCCGTTGGTGAACTTCAGCGAAATGTCGCGCCGCCAGGGCGTTGATCTGAAGCGCTTCCTGCGCGACAACCTGTACCGCCATCCGCAGGTCGTCGACACGACCGAGCGCGCGAGGGTGGTCATCCGCGACTTGTTCGACGCCTACGTCGGCCGTCCGGTGGAGATGCCGCCCGCTTTCGCCGGTCAGGACGACCGTGCTCGTGCGGTGACGGACTACATCGCGGGCATGACCGACCGCTTCGCGTTGAAGGAGCATCAGCGCCTCACCGGCCGCAGCTTGTTCTGA